A DNA window from Bacillus sp. E(2018) contains the following coding sequences:
- a CDS encoding alpha amylase family protein produces the protein MKRIFFLLVAFTLILTTMSPHTTLAKKDNDKKRIKELTKLVEKDDKKSRILWYDLSANLFNLDTPEKVRNIVEKTANANFDTIILDIKNSTGFVAYNSDIAPHVSTSKIPSYQGYPANYDLLQTVINEAKKHNIKVHAAINTFSEASTTYQDGPAMQHPEWQTTYYTAIQKVKAADGSSLELTGINTTRGQDHMVLYTPSKYEETPTNRWGVEVQVTDDVITQVSDRNTTGAAPVKVPDNGYVISANGTARNWVLQHLKVGDQVSVSDMETKFVKGQDYKPSHSTFVNPIREDVQRYELSIIEELIDNYDVDGIVLDRARYSSIYADFSDLSRQKFEAYIGKKVENWPSDIFEIKVENYEKVNVPGPLYQKWIEWRAGNIQSFFQKAEKLIHKKEPKTFFSTYVGSWYPDYYSEGVNWASRTHYPEYDWASPDYHKKGYAETLDFIMTGNYFVDVTKEEAVASGNPDWHSVEGSADIVMDALNYSTFNYGSLYLNQYINDPETFRRALQMAVDKTHGIMIFDLIYLEMFDWWYIVEEEFEEESESPHHIKKYMDLVREDK, from the coding sequence ATGAAAAGAATTTTTTTCTTGTTGGTCGCATTTACCTTAATACTCACAACGATGAGCCCTCACACTACACTGGCTAAAAAAGACAATGACAAAAAACGGATCAAAGAGTTAACGAAATTGGTTGAAAAAGATGACAAAAAATCAAGGATTCTCTGGTACGATCTTTCAGCTAACCTATTCAACTTGGATACACCAGAAAAGGTTCGAAACATTGTAGAGAAGACCGCGAATGCTAATTTTGATACGATTATTCTCGATATCAAAAATTCTACTGGTTTTGTAGCCTACAACAGCGATATTGCCCCTCACGTCAGCACATCAAAAATTCCTAGCTATCAAGGATATCCAGCCAACTATGATCTTCTCCAGACAGTCATTAATGAAGCAAAAAAACATAATATCAAGGTTCACGCTGCTATCAATACGTTTTCTGAAGCAAGCACAACGTACCAAGACGGTCCTGCGATGCAGCACCCTGAGTGGCAGACTACATATTATACTGCCATACAAAAAGTAAAAGCTGCTGATGGTTCTTCCTTAGAACTAACAGGAATTAATACGACTCGTGGCCAAGATCATATGGTTCTTTATACACCATCAAAGTACGAAGAAACGCCTACGAACCGATGGGGAGTAGAAGTTCAAGTTACTGATGATGTTATTACTCAGGTGAGCGATCGAAACACCACTGGTGCAGCTCCTGTAAAGGTACCTGATAATGGATATGTTATCTCTGCGAATGGTACTGCGCGAAATTGGGTGCTTCAACACTTAAAAGTTGGAGATCAAGTTTCAGTGTCTGACATGGAAACAAAATTTGTAAAAGGTCAAGACTACAAACCTTCTCATTCGACATTCGTAAATCCGATCCGAGAAGACGTTCAACGATATGAACTTAGTATTATTGAAGAGTTGATCGATAATTATGATGTGGATGGAATCGTTTTAGACCGTGCAAGATACTCAAGTATTTATGCGGACTTTAGTGATCTGAGTCGCCAGAAGTTCGAAGCTTACATCGGGAAAAAAGTAGAGAACTGGCCATCAGATATTTTTGAAATTAAAGTAGAGAATTACGAGAAAGTGAATGTTCCTGGTCCTCTTTATCAAAAGTGGATCGAGTGGCGAGCAGGTAACATCCAATCGTTCTTCCAAAAAGCTGAAAAGTTAATACACAAAAAAGAACCAAAGACGTTCTTTAGTACGTATGTTGGTTCATGGTACCCTGACTATTACAGTGAAGGAGTGAACTGGGCAAGTCGTACCCATTATCCAGAGTATGACTGGGCAAGTCCTGACTATCACAAAAAAGGGTACGCGGAAACGCTTGATTTTATTATGACAGGTAACTACTTTGTCGATGTAACGAAAGAAGAGGCTGTAGCTTCAGGTAACCCGGACTGGCATAGTGTTGAAGGTTCTGCAGACATTGTAATGGATGCGCTTAATTATTCGACATTCAATTATGGCAGTTTGTATTTAAACCAATATATCAATGATCCTGAAACGTTCCGTCGTGCTCTACAGATGGCTGTTGATAAGACGCACGGGATTATGATTTTTGATTTGATCTATCTTGAAATGTTTGATTGGTGGTACATTGTAGAAGAAGAGTTTGAAGAAGAATCTGAATCTCCTCACCATATTAAAAAGTATATGGATCTAGTAAGAGAGGATA